A genomic window from Terrisporobacter glycolicus ATCC 14880 = DSM 1288 includes:
- the larD gene encoding D/L-lactic acid transporter LarD, protein MFQNLTAEFLSTALMIIFGVGVHCDEVLKNTKYRGSGHLFAITTWAFGITVALLVFGGVCMNPAMVFAQCILGMIPWSSFIPYTIAELLGAFVASIIVYLMYADHFKASENEVDPIAVRNIFSTNPIIRNLPRNFFVEFFATFVFISSILVIATKHEDMLAIGVGLLVWAIGMALGGPTGFAMNQARDLGPRLAFQILPIKNKANNDWQYGLLIPGIAPFAGAALAALFVRFYFGV, encoded by the coding sequence ATGTTTCAAAATTTAACTGCTGAATTTTTAAGTACAGCACTTATGATTATCTTTGGTGTGGGAGTTCATTGCGATGAAGTATTAAAAAATACTAAATATAGAGGAAGTGGCCATCTATTTGCCATAACAACATGGGCTTTTGGTATTACAGTAGCATTATTAGTTTTTGGTGGTGTATGTATGAATCCTGCCATGGTTTTTGCTCAATGTATATTAGGAATGATACCTTGGTCCTCTTTTATACCTTACACTATAGCTGAACTTTTAGGTGCTTTTGTTGCTTCAATAATAGTATATCTAATGTATGCAGATCATTTTAAAGCTAGTGAAAATGAGGTTGACCCTATTGCTGTAAGAAATATTTTTTCTACTAATCCAATTATACGTAATTTACCTAGAAATTTCTTCGTTGAGTTCTTTGCTACTTTCGTATTTATAAGTAGTATACTTGTAATTGCTACAAAGCATGAAGATATGTTAGCAATAGGAGTTGGTTTATTAGTATGGGCAATCGGTATGGCCCTTGGAGGACCTACAGGATTTGCAATGAACCAAGCTAGAGATTTAGGTCCTAGACTTGCATTCCAAATACTACCAATAAAAAACAAAGCTAATAACGATTGGCAATATGGATTATTAATACCAGGAATAGCTCCTTTTGCAGGTGCTGCATTAGCAGCTTTATTTGTTCGCTTTTATTTCGGAGTATAA
- a CDS encoding molybdopterin-dependent oxidoreductase: MKVLSGGCTLDCYDACKFNVYTEDNNIAKIEGDKCHPYTKGFICKKGLKHVKRHNHLNRQYKPLLKVNHKWEEITFEEAIDIMAKKLNYYKENYGSKSFIYYEQYGSGSLLKSIGEIFFNFFGGSCKQKGGPCWSAGIEAQKRNFGDVKSHSLEDMLNSKTIIVWGKNPANTTIHTMNMIKIAQKSGANVIVIDPILTPTAKQADFHLRIKPGGDGALALAMGKRIIELNLHNEDYINKHVKNFDEYKAYLDKLNLRNLCKMCGVTLPHLDFIVKKYAEIYSTILQGYGMQKYNYGGSTIGYINTLGAITGQIGYSGGGVNYANRVYPDILNTDPYHSYKYADDEFFYVSKISDFIEEKNIKMAVITKSNLLNQLPQLKKLEKAMSKIEFKVCFDLFLTDTAESCDLFIPVTSVFESEDLLYSSMTNPYLTYIEKALEPENDFMDEYYFFQEVARKLNLTNYPYVDKKEYLEKVIEPLRNIENDISLDYLAKNYFTIHKCIAWEDKRFKTESGKFEIFINEKALNPNKVDEEYNFRLLTNHGSDSLFSQHYMDYENKAKAFINKKMASKYKFYQDDLINMESSEGKIEVLVQIDDSICDDVVMMYAGWWKKHGNPNWIIKSGISDIGGQVTYNETFVKLYKY; encoded by the coding sequence ATGAAAGTTTTAAGTGGAGGTTGTACATTAGATTGCTATGATGCATGTAAATTCAATGTATATACTGAAGACAACAATATTGCAAAAATAGAAGGAGACAAGTGCCATCCATACACTAAAGGCTTTATTTGTAAAAAAGGGCTAAAGCATGTTAAAAGACATAATCATCTAAATAGACAATATAAACCTTTATTAAAGGTTAATCATAAATGGGAAGAGATAACTTTTGAAGAAGCCATAGATATTATGGCAAAAAAGTTAAACTATTATAAAGAAAACTATGGATCAAAATCCTTTATATATTATGAACAATATGGAAGTGGAAGTCTTCTTAAAAGCATTGGAGAGATATTTTTTAATTTTTTTGGAGGCAGTTGTAAACAAAAGGGTGGTCCTTGCTGGAGTGCAGGAATAGAGGCCCAAAAAAGAAATTTTGGAGATGTAAAAAGTCATTCATTGGAAGATATGTTAAATAGTAAAACTATTATAGTATGGGGAAAAAATCCAGCTAATACAACGATACATACAATGAATATGATCAAAATAGCTCAAAAATCAGGGGCTAATGTTATTGTTATTGATCCAATTCTTACACCTACAGCAAAACAAGCTGATTTTCATTTAAGGATAAAACCTGGTGGAGATGGGGCTTTAGCTTTGGCTATGGGGAAAAGAATAATTGAACTAAACTTGCATAATGAAGATTATATAAATAAGCATGTGAAAAACTTTGATGAATACAAAGCTTATTTAGATAAGCTGAACTTAAGAAATTTATGCAAAATGTGTGGAGTGACTTTACCTCACCTAGATTTTATTGTAAAAAAATATGCAGAAATATATTCCACTATTTTACAAGGATATGGTATGCAAAAATATAATTATGGTGGAAGTACTATTGGATATATAAATACACTAGGAGCTATAACGGGCCAAATAGGATATAGTGGTGGAGGCGTTAATTATGCCAATAGAGTTTACCCAGATATATTAAACACAGATCCTTACCACAGCTATAAATATGCAGATGACGAATTTTTCTATGTAAGCAAAATAAGTGATTTTATTGAAGAGAAGAATATTAAAATGGCAGTAATAACAAAGAGTAATCTTTTAAATCAATTACCTCAGTTAAAAAAATTAGAAAAAGCCATGTCTAAAATTGAGTTCAAGGTATGTTTTGATTTATTTTTAACTGATACAGCAGAGAGTTGTGATTTATTTATTCCTGTAACAAGTGTTTTTGAAAGTGAAGATTTGCTATATAGTTCTATGACTAATCCTTACTTAACATATATTGAAAAAGCATTGGAGCCGGAAAATGATTTTATGGATGAGTATTATTTTTTCCAAGAAGTAGCTAGAAAATTAAACCTTACTAATTATCCTTATGTGGACAAAAAAGAGTATTTGGAAAAAGTTATAGAACCATTAAGAAATATAGAAAATGATATAAGTTTAGATTATCTTGCAAAAAACTATTTTACAATACATAAATGTATAGCTTGGGAAGATAAAAGATTTAAAACTGAGTCGGGAAAATTTGAGATATTTATAAATGAAAAGGCCTTAAACCCTAACAAAGTAGATGAAGAATACAATTTTAGATTATTAACAAATCATGGAAGTGACTCTTTGTTTAGTCAACATTATATGGACTACGAAAACAAAGCCAAAGCTTTTATTAATAAGAAGATGGCGTCTAAATATAAATTTTATCAAGATGATTTGATAAATATGGAATCAAGTGAAGGAAAGATAGAAGTTTTAGTACAAATTGATGATTCTATTTGCGATGATGTGGTTATGATGTATGCAGGTTGGTGGAAAAAACACGGAAATCCTAACTGGATAATAAAATCTGGTATATCAGATATAGGTGGCCAAGTAACTTATAACGAGACTTTTGTGAAATTATATAAATATTAA
- a CDS encoding Crp/Fnr family transcriptional regulator, translated as MDAKFLLDFLEKNNTETIRKKYHSYLTFYGLDEKYTYVLKEGVIKTSVILKDGREFNISYICEPDIISLLRDEISSNTSSPFNVRIESKEAVFYKIPRVTFWNYVNNDIELQTYIKDYYRTKLLESMHNHKITIMNGKKGAVCAFIYELIGKFGKQKNNKIVIDFLITNEDIAGFCGVSTRNSVNRILHELKKEKVIDVIDKKIHVLDVEYLRNFALD; from the coding sequence ATGGATGCAAAATTTTTGCTTGATTTTTTAGAAAAAAATAATACAGAAACTATAAGGAAGAAGTATCATTCATATTTAACTTTTTATGGATTAGATGAAAAATACACCTATGTTTTAAAAGAAGGAGTAATAAAAACAAGTGTTATTTTGAAAGATGGTAGAGAATTTAATATTTCATATATATGTGAGCCAGATATAATTTCTTTATTAAGAGATGAGATAAGTTCAAACACATCATCACCATTTAATGTAAGAATTGAATCTAAAGAAGCTGTATTTTACAAGATTCCAAGAGTTACTTTTTGGAACTATGTTAATAATGATATTGAATTACAAACTTACATAAAGGATTATTACAGGACTAAATTGTTGGAAAGTATGCATAATCATAAAATAACCATAATGAATGGAAAAAAAGGTGCTGTTTGTGCATTTATTTATGAATTGATTGGTAAATTTGGTAAACAAAAAAATAATAAAATTGTAATAGATTTTCTTATAACAAATGAAGATATAGCCGGTTTTTGTGGTGTATCAACAAGAAATAGTGTAAATAGAATTCTACATGAACTAAAAAAAGAAAAAGTTATTGATGTTATAGATAAAAAAATTCATGTTTTGGATGTGGAGTATCTTCGTAATTTTGCATTAGATTAG
- a CDS encoding ferric reductase-like transmembrane domain-containing protein, producing MNFLISIIVAILLVAFGRDFIKKHANICYILTTILSILLIVGSYTGVIWTLPAWFTTTLLPILIKSTFSTALFVIVMYTGAFRNGSKLIKFLMPIRAELSIIAGILTLAHNISFGKNHFVNLFTAPETMQTNMKAAAGVSIILIAIMVPLLITSFPSVRKCMKPKSWKTLQRSAYLFYGLIYIHVMLIMVPVALSGDTNYITNVVVYSVVFITYAVMRISKLVSKRSLSKSKQGSSMEAVN from the coding sequence ATGAATTTTTTAATATCAATAATAGTCGCAATATTGCTAGTAGCTTTTGGTCGCGACTTTATCAAAAAACATGCTAATATTTGTTATATACTAACTACAATATTATCAATTTTATTAATAGTAGGATCTTATACAGGTGTAATTTGGACTTTACCAGCCTGGTTTACTACTACTCTACTTCCTATTTTAATAAAAAGTACTTTTTCAACTGCTCTTTTTGTTATTGTTATGTACACAGGAGCCTTTCGAAATGGAAGTAAATTAATTAAGTTTTTAATGCCAATTAGAGCTGAACTATCAATTATAGCAGGTATACTTACTTTAGCTCACAATATAAGTTTTGGTAAAAATCACTTTGTAAATCTTTTTACAGCACCAGAAACTATGCAAACTAATATGAAAGCTGCTGCAGGTGTAAGTATAATTCTAATCGCAATAATGGTTCCACTGCTTATCACTTCTTTTCCTAGTGTTAGAAAATGCATGAAACCTAAGTCATGGAAGACATTGCAAAGATCTGCATATTTATTCTATGGACTAATATATATTCACGTTATGTTAATAATGGTTCCAGTTGCTCTTTCAGGTGATACTAATTACATAACAAATGTTGTGGTTTATAGTGTTGTATTTATAACTTATGCTGTAATGCGTATTTCTAAGCTTGTAAGTAAAAGGTCCCTTTCTAAATCAAAGCAAGGTTCTTCAATGGAAGCCGTAAACTAA
- a CDS encoding alpha/beta hydrolase — protein sequence MVVEKQIHKPFAFENKKSNTMVIFIHGILEGPNQFKEFAENVHKEGFSYSAVLLDGHGKSGEEFGRSNKNKWLGTVEKEILKYKDDYENIILVGHSMGSLISLLFTLKYKNKIKGLVLISAPLKVFVKFNMIISSIRVALGRIREEDILAKCAQKAFSVDRCLPVTYFTWIPRYVDLFKLIRISRKELKNIEIPTFIVHCKKDELVSHRSLKVYNSKLQNDYKIINLEKSGHFYYDENEFKILLNEFKIFINKSIS from the coding sequence ATGGTAGTAGAAAAACAAATACATAAACCCTTTGCTTTTGAAAATAAAAAGTCAAATACCATGGTTATATTTATTCACGGAATACTAGAAGGGCCAAACCAATTTAAAGAATTTGCAGAAAATGTACATAAAGAAGGATTTTCATACTCAGCAGTTTTATTAGATGGACATGGAAAAAGCGGAGAAGAATTTGGAAGAAGCAACAAAAATAAATGGTTAGGTACAGTTGAAAAAGAAATATTAAAGTATAAAGATGATTATGAAAATATTATATTAGTAGGTCATTCTATGGGGTCATTAATATCACTATTATTTACTTTAAAATATAAAAATAAAATAAAGGGTCTTGTATTAATATCAGCGCCTCTTAAAGTTTTTGTTAAATTTAATATGATTATTAGTAGCATAAGAGTAGCCTTAGGAAGAATTAGAGAAGAAGATATTTTAGCAAAGTGTGCACAAAAAGCTTTTAGTGTTGATAGATGCTTGCCTGTAACTTATTTTACTTGGATACCTAGATATGTGGATTTATTTAAGTTAATAAGGATAAGTAGAAAAGAACTTAAAAATATAGAAATACCAACTTTTATTGTTCACTGTAAAAAAGATGAGCTTGTTAGTCACAGAAGTTTAAAAGTTTATAATAGTAAATTACAAAATGATTATAAAATTATAAATTTAGAAAAATCAGGGCATTTTTACTATGATGAAAATGAATTTAAAATTTTGCTAAATGAATTTAAAATTTTTATAAATAAGAGTATTTCTTAA
- a CDS encoding ROK family protein, which produces MNISNTRNLRKINQEKIINALINRDACTKNELSILTGLSLGSVNNIVGDLLKSDQVVESGYAKSTGGRPSKHYELNSNYSKNLCLSIFKNSNRIHLVYRVYNLKDELLMENRIVKPKISIEDIYEILDSVLEKIENIKVIGVSIPGIIKDEKVISTGIDNFNEINIIQLLKEKYEQKIIFGNDVNTAAIGFYLDQENYEDICLLFQPANHCAGVGIIVNGRMLKGMNNLAGEVQYLPIDLTDNMEILLNSKEGHEELITRYTQSIIAMLNPQAIGICSTVVDDYSNIKENLNNIFNKEELPELIKIHDLIEYIMWGINLLCKDLLKSNLTITKKTII; this is translated from the coding sequence ATGAACATTAGCAATACCAGAAATTTAAGAAAGATAAATCAGGAAAAAATAATTAATGCATTGATAAATAGAGATGCATGTACAAAAAACGAATTATCAATTTTGACGGGATTGTCTCTTGGAAGTGTTAACAATATTGTAGGAGATTTGTTAAAAAGTGATCAGGTTGTTGAATCTGGATATGCAAAATCTACAGGAGGAAGACCTTCGAAGCACTATGAATTAAATAGTAATTATTCTAAAAACCTATGTTTATCTATTTTTAAAAATAGTAATAGAATTCATCTTGTTTACAGGGTTTATAATTTAAAAGATGAGCTTTTAATGGAAAATAGAATTGTTAAACCTAAAATTTCAATTGAAGATATTTATGAAATTTTAGATAGTGTTTTAGAAAAAATAGAAAATATTAAAGTTATTGGAGTTAGTATTCCTGGAATTATAAAAGATGAAAAAGTAATATCTACAGGCATTGATAATTTTAATGAAATTAATATTATACAGTTGTTAAAGGAAAAATACGAGCAAAAGATTATTTTTGGCAATGATGTTAATACAGCAGCAATTGGATTTTATTTAGATCAAGAAAACTACGAAGATATTTGTTTATTATTCCAACCAGCTAATCATTGCGCAGGTGTAGGGATTATAGTAAATGGAAGAATGCTTAAAGGAATGAATAACTTGGCTGGTGAGGTTCAATATTTACCAATTGACCTTACAGATAATATGGAAATACTTTTAAATTCCAAAGAAGGTCATGAAGAGTTAATTACTAGATACACTCAGTCTATTATAGCCATGTTAAATCCTCAAGCTATTGGTATTTGTTCTACTGTTGTAGATGATTACTCAAATATTAAAGAGAATTTAAATAATATATTTAATAAAGAAGAATTACCAGAGCTAATAAAAATACATGATCTTATTGAATATATTATGTGGGGAATAAATTTGTTGTGTAAGGATTTATTAAAATCAAATCTTACAATAACAAAAAAGACAATTATATAA
- the larA gene encoding nickel-dependent lactate racemase, whose translation MKKFKLPYDSKTISLNLQPDNFAGLLESQQGTYKCKESETDIVERSLDNPIASPTLEELAKDKKDIVIISSDHTRPVPSHIITPILLRRIRSVSPNARIRILVATGFHRESTKEELISKYGKEIAENEEIVMHISTDDSSMKKIGTLPSGGECLINKIAAEADLLIAEGFIESHFFAGFSGGRKSVLPGIASYKTIMANHCGEFISDKNSRTGNIAHNLVHEDMVYAARTAKLAFIVNVVLNGDHKIIGSFAGDFERAHLEGCNFVNSLARVDKVNCDIAISTNGGYPLDQNIYQAVKGMTAAEATLNKDGIIIMVAGCRDGHGGQAFYDNVANVKEPKDFLELAKKTPRLETLPEQWTSQILARILVNHKVIMVSDLVDPSLVTGLHMEIAKNIDEALNRAFELKGKDAKVAVIPDGLSVIVQNNN comes from the coding sequence ATGAAAAAATTCAAACTGCCTTATGATTCAAAAACAATAAGTCTAAATTTACAACCTGATAACTTTGCTGGACTTTTAGAATCACAACAAGGGACTTATAAATGCAAAGAAAGTGAAACTGACATTGTGGAAAGATCCTTAGACAATCCAATTGCAAGTCCTACTCTTGAGGAATTAGCAAAAGATAAAAAAGATATTGTAATAATAAGCAGTGATCATACAAGACCTGTGCCATCTCATATTATTACCCCTATTTTACTTAGAAGAATTCGTAGTGTATCTCCTAATGCACGTATACGTATTTTAGTTGCTACTGGCTTTCATAGAGAAAGTACAAAAGAAGAATTAATTTCAAAATATGGAAAAGAAATAGCTGAAAATGAAGAAATAGTAATGCACATATCTACTGATGATTCTTCAATGAAAAAAATTGGTACTCTACCAAGTGGAGGAGAATGTTTAATAAATAAAATTGCTGCAGAAGCCGACTTACTTATAGCAGAAGGTTTTATTGAATCACACTTTTTTGCAGGATTTTCTGGAGGAAGAAAATCAGTACTTCCAGGTATAGCATCATATAAAACTATTATGGCAAATCACTGTGGAGAATTTATAAGCGACAAAAATTCTCGTACAGGAAATATTGCTCATAATCTAGTTCATGAAGATATGGTGTATGCAGCAAGAACTGCTAAGCTAGCTTTTATTGTCAACGTAGTTTTAAATGGAGACCATAAAATTATAGGATCTTTTGCAGGAGATTTTGAAAGAGCTCATTTAGAAGGCTGTAACTTTGTGAATAGCTTAGCTCGTGTAGATAAAGTAAATTGTGATATTGCCATTTCTACTAATGGAGGTTATCCTCTTGATCAAAATATTTATCAAGCAGTAAAAGGTATGACTGCTGCTGAGGCTACTTTAAATAAAGATGGAATTATTATAATGGTTGCAGGATGTCGCGATGGTCACGGTGGTCAAGCATTTTATGATAATGTTGCAAATGTAAAAGAACCAAAAGATTTTTTAGAATTAGCAAAGAAAACTCCAAGACTAGAAACTTTACCAGAACAGTGGACTTCACAAATTTTAGCTAGAATTTTAGTAAATCACAAAGTAATAATGGTATCTGATTTAGTAGATCCTTCTTTAGTTACTGGATTACATATGGAAATAGCAAAAAATATAGATGAGGCACTAAATCGTGCATTTGAATTAAAGGGTAAAGATGCAAAAGTTGCTGTAATACCTGATGGATTAAGTGTAATAGTTCAAAATAATAATTAA
- a CDS encoding VOC family protein → MRIEHVAMYVNDLENTKDFYTKFFGAKIDKRYHNFLTGLQTYFLTFDDNTKLEIMTRPEMVAIEKSLTQSGYIHLAFSVGSKKKVDKLTKDLKKAGYEVISGPRTTGDGYYESCILGPENNQIEITA, encoded by the coding sequence ATGAGAATAGAACATGTAGCAATGTATGTAAATGATTTAGAAAATACAAAGGATTTTTATACTAAGTTTTTCGGAGCAAAAATAGATAAAAGATATCATAATTTTTTAACAGGACTTCAAACATATTTTTTAACATTTGATGATAATACTAAGCTTGAGATAATGACACGTCCTGAGATGGTAGCAATAGAAAAATCACTAACGCAAAGTGGATATATTCACTTGGCCTTTAGTGTGGGAAGTAAGAAAAAGGTAGATAAATTAACAAAAGATTTAAAAAAAGCAGGATATGAAGTGATAAGTGGACCTCGTACAACAGGAGATGGTTATTATGAAAGCTGCATACTTGGACCTGAAAATAATCAAATTGAAATAACTGCGTAA
- a CDS encoding histidine phosphatase family protein codes for MKKTLYLMRHGQTLFNLRKKMQGHCDSPLTSLGEKQAEIAGEYLKNIHIDHAYSSSLERCCDTLEIATNGRIPYVRLKGLKEMNFGVFEGESEDLKPRDKKDYESFFVQYGGESLSQVKERMLKTCTEIMEKEYHNTVLAVSHGLASLCFLSNFEDADELMKTGIPNCTIFKYEYENKKFKLIEIIRHDFSQVEEALAY; via the coding sequence ATGAAGAAAACATTATATTTAATGCGTCATGGTCAAACTTTATTTAATTTAAGAAAAAAAATGCAAGGGCATTGTGATTCACCGCTAACATCACTTGGGGAAAAGCAAGCTGAAATAGCGGGAGAATATTTAAAAAATATTCATATAGACCATGCTTATAGCTCATCTTTAGAAAGATGTTGTGACACTCTAGAAATCGCCACTAATGGAAGGATACCTTATGTAAGATTAAAAGGTTTAAAAGAAATGAATTTTGGTGTATTTGAAGGAGAAAGTGAAGATTTAAAACCTAGAGATAAAAAAGATTATGAAAGTTTCTTTGTCCAATACGGAGGAGAATCTTTGTCACAAGTTAAAGAAAGAATGCTTAAAACTTGTACAGAAATAATGGAAAAAGAATATCATAACACTGTTTTAGCGGTGTCTCATGGATTGGCTTCTTTATGTTTCTTATCAAATTTTGAAGATGCAGATGAACTGATGAAAACAGGCATACCTAACTGCACCATATTTAAATATGAGTACGAAAATAAAAAGTTCAAATTAATTGAAATTATACGACATGATTTTAGTCAAGTAGAAGAAGCTTTGGCTTATTAA
- a CDS encoding permease prefix domain 1-containing protein, translating into MNIENNTIENFLQSACRFISTEEKAKDMKDELKDHIYSYIEEYTEDGMSCNAATTMALKQMGDPDTLSKIYKDKIYKYNKLFRIFSLIIITFIFISSDFVYISFNSSSNFEIFQYLALTITVSLQSIFEIVDFIRIIKKDGELSREEPLFYIQSYKESIWDEKVMKYVQISLLGFCIILFISLVNKFNNIESVEVFSSSLVTINSISFILLVTISVSIFSPKGKNAIVYNEGILMFNSFVPFSSINGYIWSKENINGKPCYSLALSTKKTSIFKKSSLISNDRASIKVSSSQITLLNELFKSNNIDEINN; encoded by the coding sequence ATGAATATAGAAAATAACACTATTGAAAACTTTCTACAATCTGCATGTAGGTTTATTTCCACAGAAGAAAAAGCAAAAGATATGAAAGATGAGCTTAAAGATCATATCTATAGTTATATTGAAGAATATACAGAGGATGGTATGAGCTGCAATGCTGCCACAACTATGGCTTTAAAACAAATGGGAGATCCTGATACTTTAAGTAAAATTTATAAAGATAAAATTTATAAGTATAATAAATTATTTAGAATTTTTTCACTAATAATAATTACATTCATATTTATATCTAGCGACTTTGTCTATATTTCTTTTAATAGTTCTAGCAATTTTGAAATATTTCAATACTTAGCTCTTACCATAACTGTTTCTTTACAAAGTATATTTGAGATTGTGGACTTTATAAGAATTATTAAAAAAGATGGTGAACTTTCTAGAGAAGAACCTCTTTTTTATATTCAATCCTATAAGGAATCTATTTGGGATGAAAAAGTTATGAAATATGTTCAAATTTCTTTATTGGGATTTTGTATTATACTTTTTATATCTCTTGTAAATAAATTTAATAATATTGAATCAGTAGAAGTATTCTCCTCTTCTTTAGTAACAATAAATAGTATAAGTTTTATTTTACTTGTAACAATTAGTGTATCAATATTTAGTCCTAAGGGAAAAAATGCAATTGTATATAATGAGGGTATACTTATGTTTAATTCATTTGTTCCCTTTTCTAGTATAAATGGATATATATGGTCAAAGGAAAATATAAATGGAAAACCTTGTTATAGTCTTGCACTTTCAACTAAAAAAACATCCATTTTTAAAAAGTCATCTTTAATTTCCAATGACAGGGCTTCTATAAAAGTTAGCTCTTCTCAAATTACTTTATTAAATGAATTATTTAAAAGTAATAATATAGACGAAATTAATAATTAA
- a CDS encoding PadR family transcriptional regulator has protein sequence MNKELIKGSTVTLILNTLKREPTYGYGMIKEIENKSGGVFLFKEGTLYPILHDLEKNKFIESFWESENGRRRKYYRITKKGLTELKKRENEWEVFSKTMNLVLGGQH, from the coding sequence GTGAATAAAGAACTTATAAAAGGTAGTACTGTCACATTAATTTTGAATACGCTAAAAAGAGAACCAACGTACGGTTATGGGATGATTAAAGAAATAGAAAATAAATCTGGTGGAGTATTTCTTTTCAAAGAAGGGACTTTATACCCTATTTTGCATGACCTTGAGAAAAACAAATTTATTGAATCCTTTTGGGAAAGTGAAAATGGTAGGCGTAGAAAATACTATAGAATTACAAAAAAAGGCTTAACAGAATTGAAAAAACGTGAAAATGAATGGGAAGTATTCAGCAAAACAATGAATCTGGTATTAGGGGGCCAACACTAA
- a CDS encoding GNAT family N-acetyltransferase has protein sequence MCIIKTERLLLKKIQQNDYNEMKSILQDEDLMLLGWGKTYSDKEVQIWINKITQQYEDFGYSYYISIEKSTNSVIGIMGILPITIKEVNYIEVAYILKKKSWNKGYATEGMKSCVDYIFNVLNADKYIAQVIPENVNSIKVAEKLGMKVIDNYIREHNGKDVFHLIYGQTKEEYFEHKKESYF, from the coding sequence ATGTGTATTATTAAAACTGAAAGATTATTATTGAAGAAAATACAACAAAATGACTACAATGAAATGAAATCAATTTTACAAGATGAAGATTTAATGCTTTTAGGATGGGGGAAAACTTACTCCGATAAAGAGGTTCAAATTTGGATTAATAAAATCACACAGCAATATGAAGACTTTGGATATAGTTATTATATATCAATAGAAAAATCAACTAATTCAGTAATTGGAATAATGGGAATACTGCCAATAACTATAAAAGAAGTAAACTACATTGAAGTGGCTTATATACTTAAAAAGAAATCTTGGAACAAAGGATATGCCACAGAAGGAATGAAATCATGTGTAGACTATATATTTAATGTTCTTAATGCTGATAAATATATAGCTCAAGTAATCCCTGAAAATGTTAATTCAATTAAAGTTGCTGAAAAGTTAGGGATGAAGGTTATAGATAATTACATAAGAGAACACAACGGAAAAGATGTATTTCATTTAATATACGGGCAAACCAAAGAAGAATATTTTGAACATAAAAAAGAGAGCTATTTTTGA